One Gammaproteobacteria bacterium genomic window carries:
- the hemF gene encoding oxygen-dependent coproporphyrinogen oxidase → MSQPDIAAVKTYLLGLQARICSELETEDGSARFVEDAWERPEGGGGRSRVLANGAVFEQAGVNFSHVMGAGMPASATAHRPELAGRRFEALGVSLVIHPRNPYAPTSHANVRFFIAEKGGAAPIWWFGGGFDLTPYYGYEEDAVHWHRISRAACVSFGEDVYPRYKKWCDEYFFLKHRNEPRGIGGLFFDDLNEWGFARCFGYMQSVGDHYLAAYRPIVARRKQTTPYGERERDFQLYRRGRYVEFNLIYDRGTLFGLQSGGRTESILMSLPPLVKWRYNWHPEPGTEEARLYSDFLRPRDWLTEFK, encoded by the coding sequence ATGAGCCAGCCCGACATCGCCGCCGTAAAAACTTACCTGCTCGGCCTGCAGGCGCGCATCTGCTCCGAACTCGAGACCGAAGACGGGTCCGCGCGCTTCGTCGAGGACGCGTGGGAACGACCGGAGGGCGGCGGCGGGCGCAGCCGGGTGCTGGCGAACGGGGCGGTGTTCGAGCAGGCGGGCGTGAACTTCTCGCACGTCATGGGCGCGGGCATGCCGGCCTCCGCCACGGCGCACCGGCCGGAGCTTGCCGGGCGCCGCTTCGAGGCGCTCGGCGTGTCGCTGGTGATCCATCCGAGGAATCCCTACGCGCCGACCTCTCACGCCAACGTGCGCTTCTTCATCGCCGAGAAAGGAGGCGCGGCGCCGATCTGGTGGTTCGGCGGCGGCTTCGACCTGACTCCTTATTATGGATACGAGGAGGACGCGGTGCACTGGCACCGCATCTCGCGCGCCGCCTGTGTTTCCTTCGGCGAGGACGTCTATCCGCGCTACAAGAAATGGTGCGACGAGTATTTCTTCCTGAAGCACCGCAATGAGCCGCGCGGCATCGGCGGGCTGTTTTTCGACGATCTGAACGAATGGGGTTTCGCGCGCTGCTTCGGCTACATGCAGAGCGTCGGTGACCACTACCTGGCGGCCTACCGCCCGATCGTCGCGCGCCGCAAGCAGACGACACCCTACGGCGAGCGCGAGCGCGACTTCCAGCTCTACCGGCGCGGGCGCTACGTGGAGTTCAACCTGATCTACGATCGCGGTACGCTGTTCGGCCTGCAGTCGGGCGGCCGCACCGAGTCGATCCTGATGTCGCTGCCACCGCTGGTGAAGTGGCGTTACAACTGGCATCCCGAGCCGGGTACCGAGGAGGCGCGGCTGTA
- a CDS encoding Sua5/YciO/YrdC/YwlC family protein, producing MSGNWQLRMAARSVRAGGVIAYPTEAVYGLGCDPLDGDAVSRLLDIKQRPLAQGLILIGAKFSQLAPYIGPVSKSVIRHVRDSWPGPVTWLLPAAPGVPYWLSGAHKTIAIRVTAHPVAAALCRAAGYALVSTSANRHRRPAARTALQVERHFGAELDYVLTGKVGPRKRPSEIRDALTGHVVRPG from the coding sequence ATGAGCGGCAATTGGCAACTGCGCATGGCCGCGCGCAGCGTGCGGGCGGGCGGCGTCATCGCCTATCCCACCGAAGCAGTGTACGGCCTCGGCTGCGACCCGCTGGACGGCGATGCGGTGTCCCGCCTGCTCGACATCAAGCAGCGGCCACTTGCGCAGGGGCTCATCCTGATCGGTGCGAAGTTTTCACAGCTCGCGCCCTACATCGGTCCTGTGTCCAAATCTGTCATCCGGCACGTGCGCGACTCGTGGCCCGGCCCTGTCACCTGGCTGCTGCCGGCCGCGCCCGGCGTCCCCTACTGGTTGAGCGGCGCGCACAAGACCATCGCCATACGTGTCACCGCGCATCCGGTTGCCGCCGCGCTGTGCCGCGCCGCCGGCTATGCGCTGGTCTCCACCAGCGCCAACCGCCATCGCCGGCCGGCGGCCCGCACCGCGCTGCAGGTCGAACGCCACTTCGGCGCCGAACTCGATTACGTGCTGACCGGCAAGGTAGGGCCCCGAAAACGCCCGAGCGAGATCCGCGACGCGCTGACCGGCCATGTCGTCCGGCCGGGCTGA
- the purE gene encoding 5-(carboxyamino)imidazole ribonucleotide mutase translates to MSKTFVAVLMGSDSDLPVMQNTLDTLKKLQVPFEVRVTSAHRTPKETHEYVADADRRGCAVFIAAAGLAAHLAGAVSAITVKPVIGVPLDAGPLKGMDSLLSTVQMPGGIPVACVAIGSAGAKNAAYLAAQMIALSDAALAARLKQERADNARSIIAKNAALQEQLQAK, encoded by the coding sequence ATGAGCAAGACCTTTGTCGCCGTACTGATGGGTTCCGACAGCGATCTGCCCGTGATGCAGAATACGCTGGACACCCTGAAAAAACTGCAGGTCCCCTTCGAGGTGCGCGTCACCTCCGCCCACCGCACGCCCAAGGAGACGCACGAGTACGTCGCCGACGCCGACCGCCGCGGCTGTGCGGTCTTCATCGCCGCCGCCGGGCTCGCCGCGCACCTGGCCGGCGCGGTCTCGGCCATCACGGTCAAGCCGGTGATCGGCGTTCCGCTCGATGCCGGCCCGCTGAAAGGCATGGACTCGCTGCTCTCCACGGTGCAGATGCCGGGCGGCATCCCGGTCGCCTGCGTCGCGATCGGCTCGGCCGGCGCGAAGAACGCCGCCTACCTCGCCGCGCAGATGATCGCGCTGTCCGACGCCGCGCTCGCCGCACGACTGAAACAGGAACGCGCCGACAACGCCAGGTCGATAATCGCGAAGAACGCCGCCCTGCAGGAACAGCTGCAGGCGAAATGA